Proteins encoded by one window of Synergistota bacterium:
- a CDS encoding 50S ribosome-binding GTPase, with the protein MSRRCLGCGALLQSDDPGRAGYVPPEKMETAQLCQRCFRIKHYGDFKSVSAGDFPFDEISKSVDLVCFIVDAVDIEGSWLIDRFENVEKIWLVVNKTDLLPFSKEELSRWIVEEMGWTRKLFLISARKGLGLKSFWDELMFAFPGRRIAFMGATNVGKSSLVGRLLGDTDITISPWPGTTIDIVERSLPDGTVFLDTPGIVPEGRLYDILCSNCQKRVIPSKKLSGKVFLLREG; encoded by the coding sequence ATGAGTAGAAGGTGTTTGGGATGCGGGGCTTTACTGCAGTCTGATGATCCTGGAAGAGCGGGTTATGTCCCTCCGGAGAAAATGGAAACTGCTCAGCTGTGCCAGCGATGCTTCAGGATAAAGCATTATGGTGATTTTAAAAGCGTTTCAGCGGGGGATTTTCCTTTTGATGAGATCTCTAAAAGCGTGGATCTTGTGTGTTTTATAGTGGATGCGGTTGATATAGAGGGAAGCTGGCTCATTGATAGGTTCGAAAATGTGGAGAAGATTTGGCTCGTTGTTAACAAGACGGACCTTCTTCCCTTTTCTAAGGAGGAGCTTTCGAGATGGATCGTTGAGGAAATGGGATGGACGAGAAAGCTTTTTCTCATTTCCGCGCGAAAGGGATTGGGATTGAAAAGTTTCTGGGATGAGCTGATGTTTGCGTTTCCCGGCAGAAGGATAGCCTTTATGGGAGCTACCAACGTGGGAAAGAGCAGTCTCGTTGGTCGTCTTTTGGGTGATACAGATATAACTATCTCCCCGTGGCCCGGGACAACGATTGACATTGTTGAGAGATCTCTTCCTGATGGAACTGTTTTTCTCGATACGCCTGGGATAGTTCCAGAAGGGAGACTTTACGATATCCTTTGCTCAAATTGCCAGAAAAGGGTTATACCCTCTAAGAAGCTTTCGGGCAAGGTTTTCTTACTAAGAGAGGGAAG
- a CDS encoding DUF4911 domain-containing protein: MSERKLNICVKPDRDLVNRKFRLNYRDIYYVSSIFQCYPEIGEIRTLDPREGKIVLNTTPSCLLICMKVIEGLRKEGIDIEEIDE, translated from the coding sequence ATGTCAGAGCGAAAGCTAAATATCTGCGTAAAACCCGACAGGGATCTCGTTAATAGGAAATTTAGGCTTAACTATAGGGATATATATTACGTCTCGTCTATCTTTCAATGCTACCCTGAGATAGGCGAGATAAGGACGCTTGATCCTCGTGAGGGAAAAATCGTGCTTAATACTACACCATCATGTTTGCTGATATGCATGAAGGTTATAGAGGGCTTGAGGAAGGAGGGAATAGATATAGAGGAGATCGATGAGTAG
- the mltG gene encoding endolytic transglycosylase MltG has protein sequence MKVLILGVAVFLFLYPLFSPLTLKGFPFPPKGREVEIYVYPGTGFSSLAEQLERRGVIARADIFLEELKRKHFVLRAGRYILRKGMSICGAISALEKKPQLEKVTVHEGLTAREISDLFLKRGVISSDKEFLKLVSNGKRLLRFKYAPYIPSSSLEGYLFPETYYFPKGSSPKMVISTMLRAFERAITSGMLRQLPKLGLKFHQVITLASIVEKEAMKPEEYPLISAVFYNRLKRGMKLQSCATVEYLLPERKERLTLEDLKIDSPYNTYIHKGLPPGPICNPGERAIRAAFFPAKVNYLYFVSKGNGEHHFSRTYREHVRAKAKYLRKTRQGSR, from the coding sequence TTGAAAGTTTTGATTTTGGGGGTAGCAGTTTTTCTTTTCCTCTATCCGCTTTTTTCCCCTTTGACTCTCAAGGGTTTTCCTTTTCCACCTAAGGGGAGAGAGGTGGAAATATATGTGTATCCGGGAACGGGTTTCTCTTCGCTTGCGGAGCAGCTTGAAAGAAGAGGTGTTATAGCGAGAGCAGATATATTTCTGGAAGAGCTTAAGAGGAAGCATTTCGTTCTACGAGCTGGGAGATATATTTTAAGGAAGGGTATGAGTATCTGTGGAGCCATATCAGCTTTGGAGAAAAAGCCCCAGCTTGAGAAAGTAACTGTACATGAGGGTTTAACTGCGCGAGAAATCTCGGATCTCTTCCTTAAGAGGGGAGTCATATCTTCAGATAAGGAATTTTTAAAACTCGTTTCGAACGGAAAACGACTCCTTAGGTTTAAATATGCACCGTATATTCCCTCATCGAGTCTTGAGGGGTATCTTTTCCCCGAGACATACTATTTCCCTAAGGGAAGCTCCCCTAAGATGGTTATAAGCACGATGCTTAGGGCTTTCGAGAGGGCGATCACTTCTGGAATGCTGAGGCAGCTTCCGAAGCTTGGGTTAAAATTTCACCAGGTTATAACGCTTGCTTCGATTGTTGAGAAGGAAGCCATGAAACCGGAAGAATATCCTCTCATATCGGCGGTCTTCTATAACAGGTTGAAGCGAGGGATGAAGCTTCAATCGTGCGCAACGGTTGAATATCTCTTACCTGAAAGAAAGGAACGTTTAACGCTGGAGGATCTTAAGATAGACTCTCCATATAACACTTATATTCATAAGGGGTTACCGCCAGGTCCCATATGTAATCCTGGGGAGAGGGCTATCAGGGCGGCGTTTTTCCCGGCGAAGGTTAATTATCTCTACTTCGTTAGTAAGGGGAACGGAGAGCACCACTTTTCGAGAACGTATCGAGAACATGTCAGAGCGAAAGCTAAATATCTGCGTAAAACCCGACAGGGATCTCGTTAA
- a CDS encoding DUF445 family protein, producing MKYVFLPFVAAFVGWITNVIAIHLLFKPYDPVRIPFFRVEIQGVLPKRRKAIAKALGKVVEEELLSKDDIWAELESKEVEDILVHRVLSLLERRMTSVYPSWIPERWLNQLSYFVRGWIEKEIRKAVPEIRKEIKGEILERLSVKELVESKVNSFDLKELETVVRRVASRELRFVEIAGGALGFFVGLLQILLLKILG from the coding sequence ATGAAGTACGTTTTCCTGCCTTTCGTTGCCGCCTTTGTAGGGTGGATAACGAATGTTATTGCGATACATCTGCTGTTTAAGCCTTATGATCCCGTGAGGATTCCCTTTTTCAGGGTTGAAATTCAGGGTGTTTTGCCTAAGAGAAGGAAGGCTATAGCTAAGGCGCTGGGTAAGGTTGTCGAAGAAGAGCTTTTATCAAAGGATGATATTTGGGCAGAGCTTGAGAGTAAGGAAGTCGAGGATATTTTAGTTCATAGAGTTTTGTCTTTACTCGAGAGAAGGATGACCTCTGTTTATCCCTCATGGATACCCGAGAGATGGTTGAATCAGCTCTCATATTTTGTGAGGGGGTGGATTGAGAAGGAGATACGTAAGGCTGTTCCTGAAATACGCAAGGAAATAAAGGGAGAAATTCTCGAGCGGTTGAGCGTGAAAGAGCTTGTTGAAAGTAAGGTTAATTCGTTTGATCTTAAGGAGCTTGAGACGGTAGTAAGACGGGTAGCATCTCGGGAGCTAAGATTCGTTGAGATAGCAGGCGGGGCATTGGGCTTTTTTGTTGGTTTATTGCAAATTCTTCTGCTGAAAATCTTGGGGTGA
- the folB gene encoding dihydroneopterin aldolase, with protein MRGKIAVKGMLFYGFHGTMEVERELGQKFLVDVELYMDLERATKEDDPALSVSPKKIYEIAREFVTTHKYYLTETLAFKIAREFLEKFDFIDEALVRVKRPQLLVSGIVDYAEAEVSLGREEM; from the coding sequence GTGAGGGGGAAGATTGCAGTTAAGGGAATGCTTTTCTATGGATTTCATGGGACGATGGAGGTAGAGCGGGAGCTTGGGCAAAAGTTTCTCGTAGATGTTGAGCTTTATATGGATCTTGAGAGAGCAACTAAGGAGGATGATCCTGCTTTGAGCGTTTCCCCCAAAAAGATATATGAGATAGCCCGCGAGTTCGTTACGACTCATAAGTATTACCTTACAGAAACACTCGCGTTTAAAATAGCAAGAGAGTTCCTCGAAAAGTTTGATTTTATTGATGAAGCACTGGTTCGCGTTAAAAGGCCTCAGCTTCTCGTTAGTGGTATAGTTGATTATGCTGAGGCTGAGGTTTCATTAGGGAGAGAAGAGATGTAA
- a CDS encoding ferredoxin → MTVKINTDECIGCGVCAQLCPEVFEMDEAEGKAKVIKPEGADCAQEAADNCPVGAITIE, encoded by the coding sequence ATGACCGTAAAGATCAATACTGATGAGTGCATAGGGTGTGGCGTGTGTGCTCAGCTCTGCCCGGAAGTTTTTGAGATGGATGAGGCGGAAGGGAAGGCAAAGGTCATAAAACCGGAAGGGGCGGATTGCGCTCAGGAAGCAGCTGATAACTGTCCCGTTGGGGCCATTACAATCGAGTAA
- a CDS encoding nucleotide sugar dehydrogenase, which translates to MKIGIVGLGYVGLPLAVSFSEEGFDVVGFDLSERRIKELKEGIDRAGEVSREKILRSGVKFTTHLDDLRDRNLFIITVPTPIDEHKIPDLSLVKMASEMVSRVLKRESIVVYESTVYPGVTEEICVPILENGSGLRHLVDFHVGYSPERVNPGDKEHTLDRIVKVVAGDTPEVTDLLAEIYGRIIKAGIFKASSIRVAEAAKVIENVQRDLNIALMNELAMLFRTMGIPIKDVLEAASTKWNFLKFYPGLVGGHCIGVDPYYLTYKAQEVGHHPELILAGRRVNDGMGKYVAGELVKELVKLNHVLKGARVLIMGFAFKENVRDFRNTRVMDIVSELEEFALKPVVWDPLVDREDAFREYGHFEMVSSADELKGGFCSILLAVPHRAFREVSLTYLRKLCLSSPKPVMFDVRWFFNEEEAKREGFHYISL; encoded by the coding sequence ATGAAAATTGGCATAGTGGGTTTAGGCTATGTGGGTCTGCCCCTCGCTGTATCCTTTTCCGAGGAGGGCTTTGACGTTGTGGGCTTTGATCTATCAGAACGCAGGATAAAGGAGCTTAAGGAGGGGATAGATAGGGCAGGGGAAGTTTCAAGGGAAAAAATTTTAAGATCGGGGGTTAAATTTACCACTCACCTTGATGATCTGCGGGACAGGAATCTTTTTATAATAACGGTTCCAACGCCCATAGATGAGCATAAGATTCCGGATCTATCTTTGGTGAAAATGGCATCTGAGATGGTCTCAAGGGTTTTAAAAAGGGAATCGATAGTCGTTTACGAGTCAACGGTTTACCCGGGTGTTACTGAAGAGATATGCGTTCCGATACTTGAGAATGGATCTGGTTTAAGGCACCTTGTGGACTTTCATGTGGGATATTCCCCTGAGAGGGTTAACCCGGGTGATAAGGAGCACACCCTCGATAGGATAGTCAAGGTGGTGGCAGGAGATACCCCTGAGGTGACCGACCTGCTCGCGGAAATATATGGAAGAATTATAAAGGCAGGAATCTTTAAGGCTTCATCAATAAGGGTGGCTGAGGCGGCAAAGGTAATAGAGAATGTTCAAAGGGATTTGAATATAGCTTTGATGAACGAGCTTGCCATGCTTTTCCGCACGATGGGTATCCCGATTAAGGATGTCCTCGAGGCGGCATCTACCAAGTGGAATTTCCTGAAGTTCTATCCCGGATTGGTAGGAGGGCACTGTATAGGCGTGGATCCATACTATCTAACATATAAAGCTCAAGAGGTAGGACATCATCCGGAGCTTATACTTGCCGGCAGAAGGGTAAATGATGGAATGGGGAAATATGTAGCAGGAGAGCTCGTTAAAGAGCTTGTGAAATTAAATCACGTTCTTAAGGGCGCAAGGGTTTTAATCATGGGGTTTGCTTTTAAGGAGAACGTGAGGGATTTCAGAAACACGAGAGTTATGGACATAGTAAGCGAGCTTGAGGAATTTGCCTTAAAGCCCGTTGTTTGGGATCCTCTTGTTGATAGAGAAGATGCTTTTAGAGAATATGGTCACTTTGAAATGGTTTCAAGTGCTGATGAGCTTAAGGGAGGTTTTTGTAGCATACTTCTGGCAGTTCCTCATCGCGCTTTTAGAGAGGTTTCGCTGACCTATCTTAGAAAGCTTTGTCTTTCGAGTCCAAAGCCTGTGATGTTCGATGTTAGATGGTTTTTTAACGAGGAAGAGGCTAAAAGGGAGGGTTTCCACTACATTTCTCTGTGA